A section of the Thermogemmatispora onikobensis genome encodes:
- a CDS encoding HpcH/HpaI aldolase/citrate lyase family protein, with protein MSTVRLRRSELSTPASNARMLQKAAASQADLVMLDLEDSVSPAEKEKAREQAIEALRSLDWGKKTRAVRINDLESEHAYRDIVALVEEAGEHLDILIIPKVKRARDVWWVDRLLTQIEKRCKLTRPIGLEVLIEETEALINVEKIARASARLEALIFGPADYAASQGIDLKYIGNDLDAYPGDLWHYARNKIVVAARVAGIEAVDGPYIDIRNLDGYRRECLRASILGCSGKWAIHPEQIPIANQVFAPPPEQVAQARRLVALYEEAQRQGQGAIEVEGRMIDVAVVRNARRLIARADLLGL; from the coding sequence ATGAGCACGGTGCGCCTGAGACGCAGCGAACTGTCGACACCGGCCAGCAATGCGCGCATGCTGCAAAAGGCGGCGGCCAGCCAGGCCGATCTTGTCATGTTGGATCTAGAGGATTCCGTTTCCCCCGCCGAGAAGGAGAAAGCGCGCGAGCAGGCCATCGAAGCCCTGCGCTCGCTGGACTGGGGAAAGAAGACCCGGGCGGTGCGCATTAATGATCTTGAAAGCGAACATGCCTATCGTGACATTGTGGCACTTGTCGAAGAGGCTGGGGAACACCTCGACATCCTGATCATCCCCAAAGTCAAGCGAGCGCGTGACGTCTGGTGGGTTGATCGCTTGCTCACCCAAATCGAGAAGCGCTGCAAGCTGACGCGGCCCATTGGACTGGAAGTTTTGATTGAGGAGACCGAGGCCCTGATCAATGTTGAAAAGATCGCCCGTGCGAGTGCGCGCCTGGAAGCCCTGATCTTTGGTCCCGCTGACTATGCGGCCTCCCAGGGCATTGATCTCAAGTACATTGGCAACGATCTGGATGCCTATCCTGGTGATCTCTGGCACTATGCGCGCAACAAAATCGTTGTAGCGGCGCGGGTGGCGGGTATCGAGGCTGTTGATGGTCCCTATATCGACATTCGCAACCTTGACGGCTACCGACGTGAATGCCTGCGGGCGAGCATTCTGGGCTGCAGTGGCAAATGGGCTATTCATCCTGAACAAATTCCCATTGCCAACCAGGTCTTCGCGCCCCCGCCCGAGCAGGTAGCTCAGGCGCGTCGGCTGGTGGCGCTCTATGAGGAGGCTCAGCGTCAGGGGCAGGGCGCCATCGAAGTCGAAGGCCGCATGATCGACGTGGCCGTGGTTCGCAACGCACGACGGCTCATCGCTCGTGCTGATCTGCTGGGTCTCTAG